A genomic window from Leptospiraceae bacterium includes:
- a CDS encoding pyridoxine 5'-phosphate synthase — MIHLSVNVNKIATLRNSRGGAIPDLLYFSGLALRAGAHGITVHPREDERHIRKEDVFNLKDFLEMYNSHGNVDVEYNLEGEPEKRFIDICLEVLPEQATLVPVTPGEITSDHGFQFKKDKEKLKPAIEKLKEKGIRVSLFVDAGVENLYLAKELGADRIELYTGPFAELYDLGGREKAFEIFQTYLQTAREAKELGLGINAGHDLDHLNLHLFATLPGLEEVSIGHRLISYALEVGLDASVKAYLKTLSLNGENS, encoded by the coding sequence ATGATACATTTGAGTGTCAATGTCAATAAAATTGCTACCCTGCGTAATTCGCGGGGTGGTGCCATACCCGATCTCCTCTATTTTTCCGGTCTTGCTCTTCGAGCGGGAGCTCATGGGATTACGGTTCATCCGAGAGAGGATGAGAGACATATCCGAAAAGAAGATGTATTTAACCTGAAAGATTTTTTAGAGATGTATAATTCTCATGGAAATGTAGATGTAGAATATAACCTCGAAGGAGAACCGGAAAAACGTTTTATTGATATATGTCTTGAGGTATTACCAGAACAGGCTACATTAGTGCCGGTTACTCCGGGGGAAATAACCTCCGATCATGGTTTTCAGTTTAAGAAAGATAAGGAAAAACTAAAACCGGCTATTGAGAAGTTGAAAGAAAAGGGGATTCGAGTCTCTCTTTTTGTGGATGCCGGTGTCGAAAACCTTTATCTGGCTAAGGAACTGGGAGCGGATAGGATTGAATTATATACCGGTCCTTTTGCGGAATTGTATGATCTGGGTGGAAGAGAAAAGGCTTTCGAGATCTTTCAAACTTATCTGCAAACTGCCAGAGAAGCGAAAGAACTCGGTCTCGGAATCAATGCAGGTCACGATCTGGATCATCTGAATCTACATTTATTTGCCACTCTTCCCGGCCTCGAAGAAGTTTCTATCGGACATCGTTTGATTTCTTACGCACTGGAAGTGGGTCTGGATGCTTCTGTGAAAGCCTATCTCAAAACTCTTTCTCTAAATGGCGAAAATTCTTAA
- a CDS encoding type III pantothenate kinase, translated as MTDKLLIVDVGNTNTVIGVHRPGDKEPMFHRRTVTRRDRTSDELGLFLKGFLDSGGIKEGEIGHAIYSSVVPGFNPILERMLEDWFSVHPMKVHYEMKLPFKILYQRPFEIGADRLVNAAAAVEYFPGNSIIIDMGTATTFCVVNDKNEYLGGVIAPGLKISMETLHRKTAQLPPIVFQTPKQVLGDSTLESLQAGFYYGWVGLLKNIIMEIKKEYGSNYRVIGTGGLVTTIHSSTDGDVFDIIDPLLTLNGLEVLHRLNV; from the coding sequence TTGACAGACAAACTTTTAATTGTTGATGTAGGTAATACCAATACGGTAATAGGCGTGCATAGACCGGGAGATAAAGAGCCCATGTTTCACAGGAGAACGGTAACCCGAAGAGATAGAACTTCCGATGAATTAGGTCTTTTCCTGAAAGGTTTCCTGGATTCAGGTGGTATCAAAGAAGGAGAAATCGGACATGCTATTTATTCCAGTGTAGTCCCAGGTTTTAATCCTATATTAGAAAGAATGCTGGAAGACTGGTTTTCTGTGCATCCTATGAAAGTTCACTATGAAATGAAACTTCCATTTAAAATTCTTTATCAAAGACCTTTCGAAATAGGAGCCGACAGGCTTGTCAATGCCGCGGCGGCTGTAGAATACTTTCCCGGAAATTCTATCATCATTGATATGGGTACCGCCACTACGTTTTGCGTGGTGAATGATAAAAACGAATACCTCGGAGGAGTCATAGCACCGGGCTTGAAAATCTCTATGGAAACCCTGCATAGAAAAACGGCACAACTTCCCCCTATTGTTTTCCAGACTCCCAAGCAGGTTTTAGGAGATTCTACCCTAGAGTCCTTACAGGCCGGATTTTATTACGGTTGGGTGGGTCTATTAAAAAATATTATTATGGAGATAAAAAAAGAATACGGTTCCAATTATAGGGTTATCGGAACAGGAGGTTTGGTAACGACCATACATTCTTCTACCGATGGAGATGTATTTGATATTATCGATCCCTTATTAACTTTGAATGGATTGGAAGTTTTGCATCGTTTAAATGTATAA
- a CDS encoding biotin--[acetyl-CoA-carboxylase] ligase — translation MNLQLLEYSKKIKLHTVDSTSKYAAENSVEAGSWVIADEQTAGRGRGSKTWHSEGDEKVIFSGKIRIENPLQPLSIFPLLVGYYTLLCIEEVFGKNETLSLKWPNDIYSGKKKLAGILIDSSLQHKQYTIIMGIGINIYGKILTENTGNATYLLTEPPFDAWKETFYKTLIDYLNRATLLLYENTESLNILSEIYERSYLTGKSVRYKLNGLLSEAKVKGYTKAGFLIVESAGQKEILMDTMPEFEVLS, via the coding sequence ATGAATTTACAGTTATTAGAATATTCAAAAAAAATAAAGCTTCATACAGTCGATTCTACTTCGAAGTATGCAGCAGAGAATTCTGTTGAAGCGGGTTCCTGGGTTATTGCAGATGAACAGACTGCAGGAAGGGGCAGGGGGAGTAAAACCTGGCACAGTGAAGGAGATGAAAAAGTAATCTTTTCCGGTAAAATACGTATCGAAAATCCGCTTCAGCCATTAAGTATTTTTCCCTTACTTGTAGGATATTATACCCTTCTTTGCATTGAAGAAGTATTTGGAAAAAATGAGACCTTAAGTCTCAAATGGCCAAACGATATTTATTCAGGGAAAAAGAAGCTGGCCGGAATATTAATCGATTCTTCCTTACAACATAAACAGTATACTATAATCATGGGTATAGGCATAAATATTTACGGAAAGATTTTGACTGAGAATACGGGGAATGCGACCTATTTATTAACAGAGCCGCCTTTTGATGCCTGGAAAGAGACATTTTACAAAACTCTTATAGACTATTTAAATCGAGCTACTCTCTTATTATATGAGAACACGGAGAGTCTGAATATCTTATCTGAAATTTATGAAAGATCCTATCTTACAGGTAAAAGTGTAAGGTATAAGTTAAATGGACTCCTTTCCGAGGCAAAGGTGAAAGGCTATACAAAAGCAGGTTTTTTGATTGTAGAAAGTGCTGGACAAAAAGAAATTCTCATGGATACTATGCCAGAATTTGAGGTGTTAAGTTGA